A genomic region of Deltaproteobacteria bacterium contains the following coding sequences:
- a CDS encoding dUTP diphosphatase, which produces MDRIEVRILRVRGARDADLPLPARATAGSAGLDLRAAVEGELVLAPGERALVPTGFALAIPAGYEGQVRPRSGLALRHGITLPNAPGTIDSDYRGEVCVILQNGGAEPFAVRRGERIAQLVIAPVLQPVLREVDTEAALGATERGGQGFGHSGR; this is translated from the coding sequence ATGGACCGGATCGAGGTCCGGATCCTTCGCGTCCGCGGCGCACGTGACGCCGACCTCCCGCTTCCCGCCCGAGCCACGGCGGGAAGCGCGGGGCTCGACCTGCGCGCCGCGGTCGAGGGCGAACTCGTGCTCGCTCCCGGCGAGCGGGCGCTGGTGCCGACGGGCTTCGCGCTGGCGATCCCGGCGGGCTACGAGGGGCAGGTGCGCCCGCGAAGCGGGCTCGCGCTTCGCCACGGAATCACCCTGCCCAACGCGCCAGGCACGATCGACTCCGACTATCGCGGAGAGGTCTGCGTGATCCTGCAGAACGGCGGAGCCGAGCCCTTCGCCGTGCGCCGCGGCGAGCGGATCGCCCAGCTCGTGATCGCGCCGGTGCTGCAGCCGGTGCTCCGCGAGGTCGATACGGAGGCGGCGCTCGGCGCGACCGAGCGCGGCGGCCAGGGCTTCGGCCACAGCGGTCGCTGA
- the purS gene encoding phosphoribosylformylglycinamidine synthase subunit PurS, whose translation MKVRVLVSLKPGVLDAQGRAIEHALRDLGYAQVSGVRTGKQVVLDIDSRDPEAARALARELCEKLLANPVIEQYEILI comes from the coding sequence ATGAAGGTGCGCGTGCTGGTGAGCCTGAAGCCGGGCGTTCTCGACGCGCAGGGCCGCGCGATCGAGCACGCGCTCCGCGATCTCGGCTACGCGCAGGTCTCGGGCGTGCGCACCGGAAAGCAGGTCGTGCTCGACATCGATAGCCGAGATCCCGAGGCGGCCCGCGCGCTCGCGCGCGAGCTCTGCGAGAAGCTGCTCGCGAATCCCGTGATCGAGCAGTACGAGATCCTGATTTGA
- the purL gene encoding phosphoribosylformylglycinamidine synthase subunit PurL — protein MKDPEVTEQLARDHGLSDHEAKLMIEILGRVPTYPELGIFSVMWSEHCSYKSSKKLLQTLPTTGACVIQGPGENAGVVDIGFGNVCVFKIESHNHPSYVEPHAGAATGVGGILRDIFTMGARPLASLDSLRFGPLDDPQQRYLVRGVVAGVGSYGNCFGCATVGGEVTFHPRYRRNILVNAMNIGIARADAIFLAKAAGVGNPVIYVGSKTGRDGIHGASLLASSEFDEHTEEMRPTVQMGDPFTEKLLLEACLEAMQTGAIVGIQDMGAAGLTCSSFEMASRSGTGIEMDLDRVPQRESEMTPYELLLSESQERMLLVAEAGREREILDVFAKWDLDAALVGRVTDDGRMRVRWHGRTVVDIPVDPIAASSPVYERPRSRPADFEARQRLDLAALPVERDPSGALLALLASPNLCSREWVYRQYDQLVQSSTVLRPGGDAAVVRVPETERGLAAKTDCNPRYCAQDPYLGAMHAVAEASRNVAVTGARPLAATNCLNFGSPERPECMWEFAEAVRGMGEACRALGVPIVSGNVSFYNETAGEGAIPPTPTVGVIGLLDDVARAVPAAFRAEGDVVLLFGETRAELGASEYLAVRHGLECGAPPALDLAAEKRLHELLVEAAAAGLLRSAHDCAEGGAAIALAECAIRSGLGVVAELAEQGGRPELVLFSESASRAIASCAPADAEALLALARAREVAAARIGRVGGDRIRIAPGVDVSLAEAHDVWSRTLPEALG, from the coding sequence ATGAAGGATCCCGAGGTCACCGAGCAGCTCGCGCGCGATCACGGCCTCTCGGATCACGAGGCGAAGCTCATGATCGAGATCCTCGGCCGCGTGCCGACCTACCCGGAGCTCGGGATCTTCTCGGTGATGTGGTCCGAGCACTGCTCGTACAAGTCGAGCAAGAAGCTGCTCCAGACGCTGCCGACGACGGGCGCGTGCGTGATCCAGGGGCCGGGCGAGAACGCCGGGGTCGTGGACATAGGCTTCGGGAACGTCTGCGTGTTCAAGATCGAGAGCCACAACCACCCCTCCTACGTCGAGCCGCACGCGGGAGCGGCGACGGGCGTCGGCGGAATCCTGCGCGACATCTTCACCATGGGCGCGCGGCCGCTCGCCTCGCTCGACTCGCTCCGCTTCGGGCCGCTCGACGATCCGCAGCAGCGCTACCTGGTGCGCGGCGTGGTCGCGGGCGTGGGCTCGTACGGAAACTGCTTCGGCTGCGCGACCGTCGGCGGCGAGGTCACCTTCCATCCGCGCTACCGCCGGAACATCCTGGTGAACGCGATGAACATCGGCATCGCGCGCGCCGACGCGATCTTCCTGGCCAAGGCCGCGGGCGTGGGAAACCCGGTGATCTACGTCGGCTCGAAGACCGGCCGGGACGGAATCCACGGTGCGAGCCTGCTCGCCTCGTCGGAGTTCGACGAGCACACCGAAGAGATGCGGCCGACCGTGCAGATGGGCGACCCGTTCACCGAGAAGCTCCTGCTCGAGGCGTGCCTCGAGGCGATGCAGACCGGCGCGATCGTCGGCATCCAGGACATGGGCGCGGCGGGGCTCACCTGCTCTTCGTTCGAGATGGCCTCGCGGTCCGGAACCGGAATCGAGATGGACCTCGACCGCGTGCCGCAGCGCGAGTCGGAGATGACGCCCTACGAGCTCCTGCTCTCGGAGTCGCAGGAGCGGATGCTGCTGGTCGCCGAGGCCGGTCGCGAGCGCGAGATCCTCGACGTCTTCGCGAAGTGGGATCTCGACGCCGCGCTCGTCGGCCGCGTGACGGACGACGGCCGCATGCGGGTGCGCTGGCACGGTCGGACCGTGGTCGACATCCCGGTCGATCCGATCGCGGCGAGCTCGCCCGTCTACGAGCGCCCACGGTCGCGGCCGGCGGACTTCGAGGCGCGCCAGCGTCTCGACCTCGCCGCGCTTCCGGTCGAGCGCGATCCATCGGGAGCGCTGCTCGCGCTTCTCGCCTCGCCCAATCTCTGTTCGCGCGAGTGGGTGTACCGGCAGTACGACCAGCTCGTGCAGTCGTCGACGGTACTCCGGCCCGGCGGAGACGCTGCGGTCGTGCGCGTGCCCGAGACCGAGCGCGGGCTCGCCGCGAAGACCGACTGCAATCCGCGCTACTGCGCACAGGATCCGTATCTCGGCGCGATGCACGCGGTGGCCGAGGCGTCGCGAAACGTGGCGGTGACGGGCGCGCGACCGCTCGCGGCCACCAACTGCCTGAACTTCGGCAGCCCCGAGCGCCCGGAGTGCATGTGGGAGTTCGCCGAGGCCGTGCGCGGGATGGGCGAGGCGTGCCGCGCGCTCGGCGTGCCGATCGTCTCGGGCAACGTGAGCTTCTACAACGAGACGGCGGGCGAGGGCGCGATTCCGCCCACGCCCACGGTCGGCGTGATCGGGCTGCTCGACGACGTCGCGCGCGCGGTGCCCGCGGCGTTCCGCGCGGAGGGCGACGTCGTGCTGCTCTTCGGCGAGACGCGCGCCGAGCTCGGCGCGAGCGAGTACCTGGCCGTGCGCCACGGTCTGGAGTGCGGCGCGCCGCCTGCGCTCGATCTCGCGGCCGAGAAGCGCCTGCACGAGCTTCTGGTCGAGGCCGCGGCCGCAGGCCTGCTTCGCTCCGCGCACGACTGCGCCGAGGGCGGGGCCGCGATCGCGCTGGCCGAGTGCGCGATCCGCTCGGGCCTGGGCGTGGTGGCCGAGCTGGCCGAGCAGGGCGGCCGTCCGGAGCTCGTGCTCTTCAGCGAGTCGGCCAGCCGAGCGATCGCGTCCTGCGCTCCGGCCGACGCGGAAGCGCTGCTCGCGCTCGCGCGCGCGCGTGAGGTTGCTGCGGCTCGAATCGGCCGCGTCGGCGGCGACCGGATCCGGATCGCCCCCGGGGTCGACGTCTCCCTCGCCGAGGCGCACGATGTGTGGAGCCGCACGCTCCCGGAGGCCCTGGGATGA
- a CDS encoding phosphatidate cytidylyltransferase yields MEPADRDRSPAVEPRGAPAADAAHPQRPTPRADDAVQRRSLGNLTLRLITAAVLIPPVIWVCYAGGWPFVVVIIAFSLLGLNEFYDLITAKGATPHRLLGYAAAGLLPVIAYIGNASLATSALTVTLLTLMILQLGKQEIRQAIASVSETFFGVIYVGWLLSYAVSVRFISGELERRFGYDFDPQIGFFFMIFCLVAVVGSDVGAYFVGRRYGRRKLAPLISPNKSVEGAFGGVLTGGGLALATKLVFTWFIPGDLAKDLGWGAAMAFGFVLASFGILGDLIESLLKRDAAIKDAGTILPGVGGVLDRIDSALLGIPVMYYLLLAYYWTLHAA; encoded by the coding sequence TTGGAACCCGCGGATCGCGACCGTAGTCCCGCCGTAGAGCCGCGCGGCGCACCCGCGGCCGACGCGGCGCACCCGCAGCGGCCGACGCCGCGCGCGGACGACGCCGTACAGCGCCGTTCTCTCGGGAATCTGACGCTGCGGCTGATCACGGCGGCGGTGCTGATCCCGCCCGTGATCTGGGTCTGCTACGCGGGCGGCTGGCCGTTCGTCGTGGTGATCATCGCCTTCAGCCTGCTCGGCTTGAACGAGTTCTACGACCTGATCACGGCCAAGGGCGCGACCCCGCACCGACTGCTCGGCTACGCGGCCGCCGGACTGCTGCCGGTGATCGCGTACATCGGCAACGCGTCGCTGGCGACCAGCGCGTTGACCGTCACGCTGCTGACGCTGATGATCCTGCAGCTCGGCAAGCAGGAGATCCGCCAGGCGATCGCGAGCGTCTCCGAGACCTTCTTCGGAGTGATCTACGTCGGCTGGCTGCTCTCGTACGCCGTCTCGGTACGCTTCATCTCGGGCGAGCTCGAGCGCCGCTTCGGCTACGACTTCGACCCGCAGATCGGCTTCTTCTTCATGATCTTCTGCCTGGTGGCGGTGGTCGGCTCGGACGTGGGCGCGTACTTCGTGGGCCGGCGCTACGGCCGGCGCAAGCTCGCGCCGCTGATCAGCCCCAACAAGTCCGTCGAGGGCGCGTTCGGCGGCGTGCTGACCGGGGGCGGTCTGGCGCTGGCCACCAAGCTCGTCTTCACCTGGTTCATACCGGGGGATCTGGCGAAGGACCTCGGCTGGGGCGCCGCGATGGCCTTCGGCTTCGTGCTGGCGTCGTTCGGGATCCTCGGCGACCTGATCGAATCGCTGCTGAAGCGCGACGCCGCGATCAAGGACGCCGGCACGATCCTGCCCGGCGTCGGCGGCGTGCTGGATCGGATCGACTCCGCCTTGCTCGGCATCCCCGTGATGTATTACCTCCTGCTCGCGTACTACTGGACCCTGCACGCGGCCTAA
- a CDS encoding amidophosphoribosyltransferase: MSEIRRDALDRFREECGVMGIAGHPEAANLAYLGLYALQHRGQESAGIVTRDGGESHLHKGMGLVAEIFSQDELSKLPGRIAIGHVRYSTAGSSNLRDAQPFLANMGRSVVAIAHNGNLTNARAIRSELEGHGSIFQSTMDSEVFVHLFARARGTLEERLGDMCSRVRGAWSAVFLIDDVLVAARDPHGFRPLSLGRLGAAWVVASETCAFDLIGAVYERDVEPGEIVIIRRGRLRSVQTLPRAPEKLCVFEHIYFARPDSLVFGANVYQTRKQLGRELARESPVPADMVVPVLDSGTSAALGFAEASGIPYENALIRNHYVRRTFIEPEQSIRLFGVRVKHNPIREMVAGKRLVVVEDSIVRGTTLSKLVTLFRAAGAREVHVRVSSPPTTGPCYYGIDTPDRAELIAANHSVEQIRAMIGADSLAYLSLEALRRIEASMKHGFCDACFSGEYAIPVEETSSSDTQLALFEPTAAAATDADPEPS, translated from the coding sequence ATGAGCGAGATCCGCCGCGACGCTCTCGACCGCTTCCGGGAGGAGTGCGGCGTGATGGGGATCGCGGGCCATCCCGAGGCGGCGAACCTGGCGTATCTCGGCCTCTACGCGCTCCAGCACCGCGGCCAGGAGTCGGCCGGCATCGTCACTCGCGACGGCGGCGAGAGCCACCTGCACAAGGGCATGGGCCTGGTCGCGGAGATCTTCTCGCAGGACGAGCTCTCGAAGCTTCCGGGCCGGATCGCGATCGGCCACGTGCGCTACTCGACCGCCGGCTCGAGCAACCTGCGCGACGCGCAGCCGTTCCTGGCCAACATGGGCCGCTCGGTCGTGGCGATCGCGCACAACGGTAATCTCACCAACGCCCGCGCGATCCGCAGCGAGCTCGAAGGCCACGGCTCGATCTTCCAGAGCACGATGGACTCGGAGGTCTTCGTGCACCTGTTCGCGCGCGCGCGCGGAACGCTCGAGGAGCGGCTCGGCGACATGTGCTCGCGCGTTCGCGGCGCGTGGTCGGCGGTGTTCCTGATCGACGACGTGCTGGTCGCGGCGCGCGATCCGCACGGCTTCCGGCCGCTCTCGCTCGGCCGGCTCGGTGCGGCCTGGGTGGTGGCGAGCGAGACCTGCGCCTTCGACCTGATCGGCGCGGTGTACGAGCGCGACGTCGAGCCGGGCGAGATCGTGATCATCCGGCGCGGGCGGCTGCGCTCGGTCCAGACGCTTCCGCGGGCTCCGGAGAAGCTCTGCGTCTTCGAGCACATCTACTTCGCGCGGCCCGACTCGCTGGTCTTCGGCGCGAACGTCTACCAGACGCGCAAGCAGCTCGGCCGCGAGCTCGCGCGCGAGAGCCCGGTGCCCGCGGACATGGTCGTTCCCGTGCTCGACTCGGGTACCTCGGCCGCGCTCGGCTTCGCGGAGGCTTCGGGAATTCCCTACGAGAACGCGCTGATCCGGAACCACTACGTGCGCCGCACGTTCATCGAGCCGGAGCAGTCGATCCGGCTCTTCGGCGTGCGCGTGAAGCACAACCCGATCCGCGAGATGGTCGCCGGAAAGCGCCTGGTCGTGGTCGAGGATTCGATCGTGCGCGGCACGACGCTCTCGAAGCTGGTCACGCTGTTCCGCGCGGCCGGCGCGCGCGAGGTACACGTCCGCGTGTCGTCCCCTCCGACGACCGGCCCCTGCTACTACGGCATCGACACGCCCGATCGCGCGGAGCTGATCGCGGCGAACCACAGCGTCGAGCAGATCCGCGCCATGATCGGCGCAGACAGCCTCGCGTATCTCTCGCTCGAGGCGCTGCGCCGGATCGAGGCGTCGATGAAGCACGGCTTCTGTGACGCGTGCTTCTCGGGCGAGTACGCGATCCCGGTCGAGGAGACCAGTTCCTCCGATACGCAGCTCGCGCTCTTCGAGCCCACCGCGGCCGCGGCGACCGACGCCGATCCGGAGCCGAGCTAG
- the purQ gene encoding phosphoribosylformylglycinamidine synthase subunit PurQ, whose protein sequence is MSRPARVGVLVFPGSLDDRDLARGLSLCGADVQMIWHKDARLPELDGIGVPGGFSYGDYLRCGAMARFSPVMRALLEFASGGRPVLGICNGFQILCEARLLPGALVRNAELRYVCQDVRIAVDDPGQMRSELAPGRELVMPVKHGEGAYVPDPEHKPRVAFRYVGGNPNGSTDDIAGVVNDAGNVLGLMPHPEHAVDPLLGSTDGARLLRSFLSACTATRDAR, encoded by the coding sequence TTGAGTCGGCCCGCCCGCGTCGGCGTGTTGGTCTTTCCCGGGTCGCTCGACGACCGGGATCTGGCGCGCGGCCTGTCGCTCTGCGGCGCCGACGTGCAGATGATCTGGCACAAGGACGCGCGGCTGCCCGAGCTCGACGGGATCGGCGTGCCCGGCGGGTTCTCCTACGGCGACTACCTGCGCTGCGGAGCGATGGCCCGCTTCTCGCCGGTGATGCGCGCGCTGCTCGAGTTCGCGAGCGGCGGGCGGCCCGTGCTCGGCATCTGCAACGGCTTCCAGATCCTGTGCGAGGCGCGGCTGCTGCCCGGAGCGCTGGTGCGAAACGCGGAGCTCCGGTACGTCTGCCAGGACGTGCGCATCGCCGTCGACGACCCGGGGCAGATGCGCTCCGAGCTCGCGCCCGGCCGCGAGCTTGTGATGCCGGTGAAGCACGGGGAGGGCGCGTACGTCCCCGATCCCGAGCACAAGCCGCGCGTCGCGTTCCGCTACGTCGGCGGAAATCCCAACGGCTCGACCGACGACATCGCGGGCGTCGTGAACGACGCCGGAAACGTGCTCGGCCTGATGCCGCACCCCGAGCACGCCGTCGATCCGCTGCTCGGCTCGACCGACGGCGCGCGGCTGCTGCGCTCGTTCCTCTCCGCCTGCACCGCGACGCGAGACGCGCGATGA
- a CDS encoding adenylosuccinate lyase, whose translation MIARYTRPEMEAIWSEEQRYAHWVRIEVEVCRALERRGEIPREAFAAISARAKVDPKRVAEIEARVHHDVNAFLDALAEQIGPAARYVHLGLTSSDVLDTCLALQMRDALDLCLVECDRALAALELRALEHKRTVCVGRTHGIFAEPTTFGLKLLKAWDELRRNRDRLARARDEAAVGKLSGAVGTFAHLDPSIEEEVLAGLGLRPAAISTQVTPRDRHAEVMCTLALVAASIEAFSVEVRHLARSEVGEVMEFFGSEQKGSSAMPHKRNPWRFETLTGLARVIRGYAVSSLENSVLWHERDISNSSVERIVCPDATTAVHFMLHRLSALVTSLEVRPERMRANLDSARGLVYSQTVLLALARHGISRQEAYRLVQRHAMATWDEGGHLHDRLAADAELGKVLDPDELAECFDLERHLRSVDRIFERVLGARVQEA comes from the coding sequence TTGATCGCCCGCTACACGCGCCCCGAGATGGAGGCGATCTGGTCCGAGGAGCAGCGCTACGCGCACTGGGTCCGGATCGAGGTCGAGGTCTGTCGCGCGCTGGAGCGGCGCGGCGAGATCCCGCGCGAGGCCTTCGCCGCGATCTCGGCGCGCGCGAAGGTCGACCCGAAGCGCGTCGCCGAGATCGAGGCGCGCGTGCATCACGACGTGAACGCGTTCCTGGACGCGCTCGCGGAGCAGATCGGTCCCGCCGCGCGCTACGTGCACCTGGGCCTGACCTCGTCGGACGTGCTCGACACCTGCCTCGCGCTGCAGATGCGCGACGCGCTCGACTTGTGCCTGGTCGAATGCGATCGCGCGCTCGCGGCGCTCGAGCTCCGGGCGCTCGAGCACAAGCGCACGGTCTGCGTCGGGCGCACGCACGGGATCTTCGCCGAGCCGACCACGTTCGGGCTGAAGCTCCTGAAGGCCTGGGACGAGCTGCGCCGCAACCGCGATCGGCTCGCGCGCGCACGCGACGAGGCGGCCGTGGGCAAGCTCTCCGGCGCGGTCGGCACGTTCGCGCACCTCGACCCGTCGATCGAAGAGGAGGTGCTCGCCGGCCTCGGCCTGCGACCGGCCGCGATCTCGACCCAGGTCACGCCGCGGGATCGGCACGCCGAGGTCATGTGCACGCTCGCGCTCGTCGCTGCTTCGATCGAGGCGTTCTCGGTCGAGGTGCGCCACCTCGCGCGCAGCGAGGTCGGCGAGGTGATGGAGTTCTTCGGCAGCGAGCAGAAGGGCAGCTCGGCGATGCCCCACAAGCGAAATCCCTGGCGCTTCGAGACCCTCACGGGTCTGGCGCGGGTGATCCGCGGCTACGCGGTGTCGTCGCTCGAGAACTCGGTTCTCTGGCACGAGCGCGACATCTCGAACAGCTCCGTGGAGCGCATCGTCTGCCCGGACGCGACCACGGCGGTCCACTTCATGCTCCACCGGCTTTCGGCGCTGGTCACGAGCCTCGAGGTCCGTCCCGAGCGGATGCGCGCGAACCTCGACTCGGCGCGCGGGCTGGTCTACTCGCAGACGGTGCTGCTGGCACTCGCGCGCCACGGCATCTCGCGCCAGGAGGCCTACCGGCTGGTGCAGCGCCACGCGATGGCGACCTGGGACGAGGGCGGGCATCTCCACGATCGGCTCGCGGCGGACGCCGAGCTCGGCAAGGTTCTCGACCCCGACGAGCTCGCCGAGTGCTTCGATCTGGAGCGGCACCTGCGCAGCGTCGATCGAATCTTCGAGCGCGTGCTCGGTGCGCGGGTGCAGGAGGCGTGA